A genomic window from Tolypothrix sp. PCC 7910 includes:
- the acsF gene encoding magnesium-protoporphyrin IX monomethyl ester (oxidative) cyclase, whose protein sequence is MVDSLKKPGFEELRPGIKVPAKETLLTPRFYTTDFDEMARMDISVNEDELQAILEEFRADYNRHHFVRDAEFEQSWDHIDGETRRLFVEFLERSCTAEFSGFLLYKELGRRLKDKSPVLAECFNLMSRDEARHAGFLNKAMSDFNLSLDLGFLTKSRDYTFFKPKFIFYATYLSEKIGYWRYITIYRHLEAHPEDRIYPIFRFFENWCQDENRHGDFFDAVMQSQPQMLNDWKAKLWSRFFLLSVFVTMYLNDLQRKDFYASLGLDAREYDIYVIKKTNETAGRVFPLMLDVDNPEFYQRLDICVEKMAKLNAIANSNTPKFLQFFQKLPTLASIGWHMVKLYLMKPIDAVSAQGMAR, encoded by the coding sequence ATGGTAGATTCCCTCAAAAAACCAGGCTTTGAAGAATTGCGTCCAGGGATTAAAGTCCCGGCAAAAGAAACACTATTAACACCCCGGTTTTACACCACCGACTTTGATGAAATGGCGCGGATGGATATCTCCGTCAATGAAGACGAGTTACAAGCCATTCTCGAAGAGTTTCGTGCTGATTACAACCGCCATCATTTTGTTCGGGATGCCGAGTTTGAACAATCCTGGGATCATATTGATGGGGAAACTCGCCGTTTATTCGTTGAATTTTTAGAGCGTTCTTGTACAGCCGAGTTTTCTGGGTTTTTGCTGTACAAAGAACTTGGCCGCCGCTTGAAAGATAAAAGCCCAGTTTTAGCCGAGTGCTTTAACTTGATGTCACGGGATGAAGCCCGTCATGCTGGCTTTTTGAATAAAGCGATGTCAGACTTTAATCTTTCTCTAGATTTAGGGTTTTTGACAAAGAGCCGCGATTACACATTCTTTAAACCGAAATTTATCTTCTACGCCACATATCTTTCCGAAAAAATCGGTTATTGGCGTTATATCACCATTTATCGTCACTTAGAAGCACATCCTGAAGACCGGATTTATCCAATTTTCCGGTTCTTTGAAAACTGGTGTCAGGATGAAAACCGTCATGGTGATTTCTTTGATGCAGTAATGCAATCTCAACCACAAATGTTGAATGATTGGAAGGCGAAGCTATGGAGTCGCTTCTTCCTGTTGTCAGTGTTTGTGACGATGTATCTCAATGACCTGCAACGCAAAGACTTTTATGCTTCTCTAGGATTGGATGCACGGGAATACGACATCTACGTCATCAAGAAAACCAATGAAACCGCAGGACGAGTTTTCCCGTTGATGCTGGATGTTGATAATCCAGAGTTTTATCAACGCTTGGATATTTGTGTTGAGAAGATGGCAAAATTAAATGCGATCGCCAACTCCAACACTCCTAAATTCCTGCAATTCTTCCAGAAGTTGCCAACTCTCGCTTCCATTGGTTGGCATATGGTTAAGCTGTACCTGATGAAACCCATTGATGCGGTTTCTGCTCAAGGTATGGCCCGCTAG
- a CDS encoding triacylglycerol lipase, which produces MGSNPIVLIHGYSASGESFKVWEKKLEARGYDVSTIHVCSYVTLTNEVTIKDIAEGFDRALSIEGGLDPDQEFDAIVHSTGMLVIRAWLTAYSQKRRNRLKHLIGLAPATFGSPLAHKGRSWLGAMFKGNKEFGPDFLEAGDLVLDGLELGSKFTWDLAHKDLFGSEIFYGNKNDTPYVFTFCGTSPYSGLAKLVSDPGTDGTVRWAGCGLNSRKILLDLTKQQEEEQRIDFDGSKNDGIAPTVLVEGLNHQTIMSNPRDELVDAVCEALQFTPEQKIQDWQIKTTEKLSPKTIDLWQQFVVRAVDEREDPIPDYHIQVFTQGNDNFQAIDNFAANVHTYSGDKSLRCFYVNLNRILNPQNLQQPTNLPNLMMRVIASSGSQLIDYLGVNNKGEWDAQMDISYLLRESKVRLFWPFTTTLIELKLNREPRKDVAKFLQRLQSMTQ; this is translated from the coding sequence ATGGGCAGTAATCCAATTGTCTTAATCCACGGCTACTCTGCTTCTGGTGAATCTTTCAAAGTGTGGGAAAAAAAGCTAGAAGCTCGTGGGTATGATGTCTCAACTATCCATGTTTGTAGCTATGTAACCTTGACTAATGAAGTCACAATTAAAGATATTGCCGAAGGTTTTGATCGGGCATTATCTATAGAGGGAGGGTTAGACCCAGATCAGGAATTTGATGCGATCGTTCACTCAACTGGGATGCTGGTAATTCGCGCTTGGTTGACTGCTTACTCACAAAAGCGACGGAATCGGCTTAAGCACTTGATTGGGCTAGCACCAGCTACCTTCGGTTCTCCCTTAGCTCACAAGGGACGGAGTTGGTTAGGTGCAATGTTTAAAGGAAACAAGGAGTTTGGCCCCGACTTTTTAGAGGCTGGGGATTTAGTTTTAGATGGATTGGAACTAGGAAGCAAATTCACTTGGGATTTGGCCCATAAAGATTTATTTGGCAGTGAAATATTTTATGGGAACAAAAATGATACCCCTTATGTATTTACCTTCTGTGGTACAAGTCCCTATAGCGGTTTAGCCAAATTAGTCAGCGATCCCGGAACTGATGGTACTGTGCGCTGGGCGGGTTGTGGTTTAAATAGCCGCAAGATTTTACTTGACTTAACCAAACAGCAGGAAGAGGAACAGCGCATCGATTTTGATGGTTCCAAGAATGATGGTATTGCACCCACAGTATTAGTTGAGGGGTTGAATCACCAGACAATTATGAGCAATCCCCGCGATGAACTAGTGGATGCAGTTTGTGAAGCACTGCAATTCACCCCCGAACAAAAAATTCAGGATTGGCAGATAAAAACTACGGAGAAACTCTCACCAAAGACTATTGATTTATGGCAGCAGTTTGTCGTTCGTGCCGTAGATGAACGTGAAGATCCCATTCCTGACTACCACATTCAAGTATTCACCCAAGGTAATGATAACTTCCAAGCTATAGATAATTTTGCTGCCAACGTACATACATATAGTGGGGATAAAAGCCTTCGCTGTTTCTATGTCAACTTGAATCGGATTCTCAATCCCCAAAATTTGCAGCAACCAACGAATCTACCAAATTTGATGATGCGCGTTATTGCATCATCAGGTTCACAGCTAATTGACTATCTGGGAGTGAATAATAAAGGAGAGTGGGATGCACAGATGGATATCTCATACCTATTACGGGAATCCAAAGTGAGACTTTTCTGGCCGTTTACAACTACTCTGATTGAATTAAAGCTAAATCGCGAACCTCGCAAGGATGTTGCCAAGTTTTTACAGCGGTTACAGTCTATGACACAATAA
- a CDS encoding sensory rhodopsin transducer, with translation MSQAIGRTCWAIAEGYIPAYSTGPEPQFISHETVCILNAGDQDAHVEITIYYSDREPVGGYKITVPARRTKHIRFNDLKDPEPIPHDTDFASVIQSDVPIVVQHTRLDSRQAENALLSTIAYAHN, from the coding sequence ATGAGTCAGGCAATTGGACGTACTTGCTGGGCGATCGCAGAAGGTTACATTCCTGCTTATAGTACTGGCCCAGAACCCCAGTTTATTAGTCATGAAACAGTGTGTATTTTAAATGCTGGTGACCAAGATGCTCATGTAGAAATCACGATTTACTATAGCGATAGGGAACCTGTAGGTGGTTACAAAATCACGGTTCCTGCACGACGGACAAAACATATCCGGTTTAATGATCTCAAAGATCCAGAACCCATTCCTCACGATACTGATTTTGCTAGTGTAATTCAGTCAGATGTGCCAATTGTGGTGCAGCATACTCGCTTAGATTCTCGACAAGCAGAAAATGCTCTTCTCAGCACCATCGCTTACGCTCATAATTAA